Proteins from a genomic interval of Flammeovirgaceae bacterium SG7u.111:
- a CDS encoding ABC transporter ATP-binding protein, with translation MIKAKNLKKIYTTEEIETTALNDVNVEVKTGEFIAIMGPSGCGKSTLLNIMGLLDNPSSGEYNFLDKDVSNFSERQRSELRKGSIGFIFQSFNLIDELTVFENVELPLLYLKVPAKERKERVEAVLEQMNIMNRRNHFPQQLSGGQQQRVAIARAVIANPPLILADEPTGNLDSAHGEEVMNLLTDLNKAGTTIIMVTHSPHDSNFAHRVIHLFDGQVVTENIKEQFHV, from the coding sequence ATGATCAAAGCTAAGAACCTGAAAAAAATCTATACCACAGAAGAAATAGAAACCACTGCGCTCAACGACGTGAATGTTGAGGTGAAAACTGGTGAGTTTATTGCGATTATGGGGCCTTCTGGTTGTGGTAAATCAACTTTGCTAAACATCATGGGCTTGTTGGACAACCCCTCAAGTGGCGAGTACAACTTCTTGGACAAAGATGTTTCTAACTTTTCTGAGAGACAACGCTCAGAGCTGAGAAAAGGCTCGATAGGGTTCATTTTCCAAAGCTTTAACTTGATAGACGAGCTTACCGTGTTTGAAAACGTAGAACTACCATTACTTTACCTCAAGGTGCCAGCTAAAGAAAGAAAAGAAAGAGTAGAGGCGGTATTGGAGCAAATGAACATCATGAACAGGAGGAATCACTTTCCTCAGCAACTTTCTGGAGGTCAGCAGCAGCGTGTGGCTATTGCCCGTGCGGTAATTGCCAATCCTCCACTAATCCTTGCCGATGAGCCAACAGGTAACTTGGACTCGGCTCATGGCGAAGAGGTAATGAACTTGCTTACAGACTTGAACAAAGCAGGAACTACCATCATAATGGTGACTCACTCTCCGCACGATTCTAACTTTGCCCACCGTGTCATTCACTTATTTGACGGTCAGGTAGTAACCGAAAATATTAAGGAGCAATTCCATGTGTAA
- the mnmE gene encoding tRNA uridine-5-carboxymethylaminomethyl(34) synthesis GTPase MnmE gives MRNTHLVDNQDTIIALATAPGRAAISVLRISGEDAISITNKLFKGKNLEKQEGHTLHFGTLMDGEIIVDEVLVSLFRTPKSYTGENSIEISCHGSPFIVQKIIKLYLANGVRYAKAGEFTKRAFSNGKFDLAQAEAVADLIASDSDIAHKAALNQMRGGFSNEIKTLREKLIHFASMIELELDFSEEDVEFADRGQLSALIDELEITIQALINSFDLGNVIKNGIPTVIAGKPNAGKSTLLNALLNEEKAIVSEIAGTTRDFIEDELIIGGISFRFIDTAGLRHTDDKVEAIGVQRTYEKMRDASLIIYLFDISETSVSELKEETDKLEKMGIPYLAVANKIDLLESKKMPEAFADVEHLISISASDRNQISILKDKLLEVVSLDSFSSGNTIVTNARHYESLVSTMSALQDVRTGIASQISGDFLAIDIRSALHHLGEITGEITTDDLLGNIFSKFCIGK, from the coding sequence ATGAGAAACACGCATTTAGTCGACAACCAAGATACGATCATTGCACTTGCGACCGCTCCAGGGCGGGCAGCTATTTCTGTGCTTAGGATATCTGGGGAAGATGCTATTTCCATCACCAACAAGCTTTTCAAAGGCAAAAACCTCGAAAAGCAAGAGGGGCACACCTTGCACTTTGGTACCTTGATGGACGGCGAAATAATAGTAGATGAAGTATTGGTTTCTCTCTTTAGGACGCCCAAATCGTATACGGGGGAAAACAGCATCGAAATATCTTGCCACGGCTCGCCCTTCATTGTCCAGAAAATAATCAAGCTTTACTTGGCAAACGGAGTCCGCTATGCAAAAGCAGGGGAATTTACCAAACGAGCTTTTAGCAATGGAAAGTTTGACCTAGCGCAAGCCGAAGCCGTTGCCGACCTCATCGCTTCCGATTCTGACATTGCCCACAAAGCTGCCCTTAACCAGATGCGGGGCGGTTTTTCCAATGAAATAAAAACCCTGCGGGAAAAGCTCATCCACTTCGCCTCTATGATAGAACTTGAGTTGGACTTTAGTGAAGAAGATGTAGAGTTTGCCGACCGAGGGCAACTTAGCGCACTGATTGACGAGCTAGAAATCACCATCCAAGCCCTTATCAATTCTTTTGACCTAGGAAACGTGATAAAGAACGGAATCCCGACCGTGATCGCTGGAAAGCCCAATGCGGGCAAATCGACCTTGCTCAATGCCCTGCTCAACGAGGAAAAAGCCATCGTTTCGGAAATAGCAGGCACTACCCGCGACTTCATTGAAGACGAGCTTATTATCGGTGGAATTTCCTTCCGCTTCATAGACACCGCCGGCCTGCGCCACACCGACGACAAAGTGGAAGCCATTGGCGTACAGCGTACCTACGAAAAAATGCGGGACGCTTCGCTCATCATCTACCTCTTCGATATTTCCGAGACTTCCGTTTCCGAGCTTAAAGAAGAAACCGACAAGCTAGAAAAAATGGGCATTCCCTACCTCGCCGTTGCCAATAAAATCGACCTGTTGGAAAGCAAAAAAATGCCCGAAGCCTTTGCCGATGTGGAGCACCTGATCAGCATTTCGGCATCGGACCGCAACCAAATCAGTATCCTGAAAGACAAACTATTGGAAGTAGTAAGCCTCGACTCCTTTAGCTCGGGCAATACCATAGTGACCAACGCCCGCCACTACGAAAGCTTGGTGAGCACCATGAGCGCCTTGCAAGACGTGCGCACGGGCATCGCCTCCCAAATAAGCGGAGACTTCCTCGCCATCGACATCCGCAGCGCCCTCCACCACCTCGGTGAGATCACCGGTGAAATCACCACGGACGATTTGCTGGGGAATATCTTCAGCAAGTTTTGTATCGGGAAGTAA
- a CDS encoding site-specific integrase translates to MAIKVSLRQKKISKGRESLYLDFYPPIPHPETGKPTRREFLGLYILEKPKTPIDKQQNKEQLALGESIRQKRENFLNKPEIYSQYEKEQLRIKEQGERCFVEYFKTLAKKRKGSNYNNWDSALNHFASFTNGSLKFAELNERILEDFKEYLLSTKSRRSDKTTLSQNSAVSYFNKVKATLRQAYKDGILQTDLNTKISPIKTEETRREYLTIEELNQLVKTPCNAPLLKRAALFSALTGLRFSDIQKMVWSELEYIEGQGYFLNFNQKKTKGVEVLPIPEQAYNFTEGNKNPKDMPQDKKVFEGLKYSAYQNKHLFQWIGAAGITKDITFHCFRHTYATLQLVNGTDIYTVSKMLGHKDLKTTQVYAKIVDEAKREAAGKIKLDL, encoded by the coding sequence ATGGCTATTAAAGTAAGCTTGAGACAAAAAAAGATCAGCAAAGGGCGTGAAAGCCTATACCTTGATTTTTATCCCCCTATCCCACACCCTGAAACAGGCAAGCCAACACGAAGGGAGTTTTTAGGGCTATACATCTTAGAAAAGCCTAAAACACCCATAGACAAACAACAGAATAAAGAACAATTAGCTTTAGGCGAAAGTATAAGGCAAAAGCGGGAAAACTTTTTAAACAAGCCTGAAATTTATAGCCAGTACGAAAAGGAACAACTACGGATAAAAGAGCAGGGCGAAAGATGCTTTGTAGAATACTTTAAGACATTGGCAAAAAAGCGTAAAGGTTCTAACTATAATAATTGGGATTCTGCGCTAAACCACTTCGCAAGCTTTACCAATGGCAGTTTAAAGTTTGCCGAACTCAACGAACGGATTTTAGAAGACTTCAAAGAATACCTACTTAGCACAAAAAGCAGGAGGAGCGACAAAACAACCCTTTCACAAAACTCAGCGGTTTCCTACTTCAATAAGGTTAAAGCTACACTACGTCAAGCATACAAAGACGGCATTTTACAAACAGACCTCAACACCAAAATAAGCCCAATAAAAACCGAAGAAACCAGACGGGAATATTTGACTATTGAGGAGCTAAACCAACTTGTCAAAACCCCGTGCAATGCCCCCTTGCTGAAACGTGCAGCTTTATTCTCAGCACTTACTGGATTGCGGTTCTCAGATATTCAAAAAATGGTATGGAGTGAATTAGAATACATAGAGGGACAAGGTTATTTTCTGAATTTCAATCAAAAGAAAACTAAAGGAGTGGAAGTGTTGCCTATACCAGAACAAGCTTACAATTTCACAGAAGGAAATAAAAACCCAAAGGATATGCCACAGGATAAAAAGGTGTTCGAGGGGCTTAAATATTCTGCCTACCAAAACAAACACCTCTTCCAATGGATAGGAGCAGCGGGGATAACAAAAGACATCACCTTTCACTGCTTTAGGCACACCTACGCAACACTTCAACTAGTTAACGGGACGGACATTTACACCGTCTCAAAAATGCTAGGGCATAAAGACCTTAAGACTACGCAGGTTTACGCTAAAATAGTAGATGAAGCCAAGAGGGAGGCAGCGGGTAAAATTAAATTGGATTTGTAG
- a CDS encoding helix-turn-helix domain-containing protein, which yields MSSNIKVQRICQHCSKEFTARTTVTKYCSDNCAKRAYKARKKAEKVGKSNTETTKQRPIEEIKAKEFLTVREVSILLGCSTRTAYRLIDNGTLKAVNLAERMTRVKKSELNNLLEQPLPPAPKEETQFDINDCYTLSETQDKYGISEKALYELINRNNIPKTKKGKFAYVPKQTIDQLLA from the coding sequence ATGAGCAGTAATATCAAGGTACAACGCATTTGTCAGCATTGCAGTAAAGAGTTTACAGCCCGCACCACGGTTACAAAATATTGTTCTGACAATTGCGCTAAGCGAGCTTATAAGGCGAGAAAAAAAGCTGAAAAGGTCGGGAAGTCGAATACCGAAACCACTAAGCAAAGACCTATTGAGGAAATTAAGGCTAAGGAGTTCTTGACGGTTCGGGAAGTCTCTATTTTATTGGGATGCTCTACTCGGACTGCTTACAGACTAATTGACAACGGTACTTTAAAAGCAGTGAATCTTGCTGAACGTATGACTAGGGTAAAGAAAAGTGAACTGAACAATTTATTAGAGCAACCCTTACCCCCAGCCCCGAAAGAAGAAACACAATTTGATATTAATGACTGCTATACCCTTTCGGAAACTCAAGACAAATATGGGATTTCAGAAAAAGCCCTTTACGAACTTATAAACCGAAATAATATCCCTAAAACCAAAAAGGGCAAGTTCGCCTATGTTCCCAAACAGACAATAGACCAGTTACTAGCGTAA
- a CDS encoding rhodanese-like domain-containing protein has product MSLSELIFGKKKYNVLSSEEFETAIRTQKKIYLLDVRAKSEFDDRKIPNALNLDIRNPNFKNKIAQFDPAKAVYIYCQSGKRAGRACDMFVKLGFEKVYNLKGGLIQYEGRTI; this is encoded by the coding sequence ATGTCATTATCTGAATTGATTTTTGGTAAAAAGAAATACAATGTCCTTAGTTCGGAGGAGTTTGAAACGGCTATTCGTACCCAGAAAAAAATATATTTGTTAGATGTAAGGGCTAAATCGGAGTTTGACGACCGTAAGATTCCCAATGCACTTAACTTGGATATCCGAAACCCTAATTTTAAGAATAAAATAGCTCAGTTCGACCCTGCAAAGGCGGTGTATATCTATTGCCAATCGGGCAAAAGAGCTGGGCGCGCCTGCGACATGTTTGTGAAGTTAGGCTTCGAAAAGGTTTATAACCTCAAAGGCGGGCTTATCCAGTACGAAGGGAGAACTATTTAA
- a CDS encoding helix-turn-helix domain-containing protein, with amino-acid sequence MHNVVLSPIDPEKLISGIAERVTANILKAVSEQQISKAPEQLLTVQEAAEFLNLTVPTIYSKVSRSELPVMKRSKRLYFSSSELLAYLKEGRKKSNAEIEAEAEAYLLGTKKGGIK; translated from the coding sequence ATGCACAACGTAGTATTAAGCCCAATTGATCCCGAAAAGCTAATCAGCGGGATAGCAGAAAGAGTTACTGCAAATATCTTAAAAGCAGTAAGTGAACAACAAATCTCCAAAGCCCCCGAACAACTCCTAACCGTTCAGGAAGCTGCCGAGTTTTTAAATCTTACAGTCCCGACCATTTACAGCAAGGTAAGCAGGAGTGAATTGCCTGTAATGAAGCGCAGTAAAAGACTGTACTTTTCAAGCTCTGAGCTATTGGCTTATTTAAAGGAGGGGCGTAAAAAATCTAATGCTGAAATAGAGGCAGAAGCAGAAGCCTATTTGTTAGGCACAAAAAAAGGAGGTATAAAATGA
- a CDS encoding HlyD family efflux transporter periplasmic adaptor subunit, whose translation MDRKIQKKTWTLKRIITIGLGVALVSGILYSFIFADRRSKYNVDLNKITVSTVKFDSFQEYVPQTGTVLPIETRYLDVIQGGNIKKIIRETGAVVKAGDTILLLANDALEREVMNSETRLYEQLNIARQTQLQMESNSLRLESELAAIDNQIALLKPQYERFKRLFEQDMVSKREFEEVEKPYFYNLKVRELQYSSFKQDSISKAYQLSQQGMIMGRILKSLDAVGDILDNLVIRAPTAGQLSTPDLEIGQGIIPGERIGQIDVMDNFKVRVRIDELYLPRIEKGLIGTFDFSGRTYEMKITKIYPNITEGRFEVDMEFVGEAPAGMKRGLSPRVKIQLGSPVKATLVPVGGFYSSTGGNWVYVVNDAGDKASRRNIRIGRRNTEYFEVLEGLEPGEKVVTSSYDNFGDNEVLVLQN comes from the coding sequence ATGGATAGAAAAATACAAAAGAAAACGTGGACTCTCAAAAGGATTATCACTATCGGATTAGGTGTGGCACTTGTGTCAGGCATACTTTATAGCTTCATTTTTGCCGATAGGCGTTCCAAGTACAATGTCGATCTAAATAAGATTACAGTTTCTACGGTCAAGTTCGACTCTTTTCAAGAATATGTTCCCCAAACGGGTACGGTGCTTCCCATCGAAACGCGCTACTTGGACGTGATCCAGGGCGGAAATATCAAAAAGATAATAAGGGAAACAGGTGCGGTTGTGAAAGCTGGCGACACAATCCTTTTGCTTGCCAACGATGCCCTCGAAAGGGAAGTGATGAATTCGGAAACAAGGCTCTACGAGCAACTGAACATAGCCCGGCAAACGCAACTCCAGATGGAAAGCAACAGCCTGAGGCTGGAGTCGGAACTTGCTGCTATCGACAATCAAATTGCTCTTCTAAAGCCTCAATATGAGCGTTTCAAGAGGCTTTTTGAACAGGATATGGTTTCGAAGCGGGAGTTTGAAGAGGTAGAAAAGCCTTATTTCTACAATTTGAAAGTGCGGGAACTGCAATATTCTTCCTTCAAACAAGACTCTATAAGTAAAGCATATCAGCTTAGCCAGCAAGGGATGATCATGGGTAGGATTCTCAAAAGCCTCGATGCGGTTGGGGATATCCTCGATAATTTGGTGATACGCGCTCCTACGGCGGGTCAGCTTTCTACTCCCGATTTGGAAATAGGACAAGGGATTATTCCTGGGGAAAGGATAGGCCAGATAGATGTGATGGATAACTTTAAGGTGAGGGTGAGGATTGATGAGCTTTACCTGCCAAGAATTGAGAAAGGGCTTATCGGTACGTTCGATTTCAGCGGCAGGACTTACGAAATGAAGATTACGAAAATCTATCCCAATATTACCGAAGGTAGGTTTGAAGTAGATATGGAATTTGTAGGAGAAGCACCTGCTGGTATGAAAAGAGGACTTTCCCCACGGGTTAAAATCCAGCTAGGCAGCCCAGTAAAGGCTACTTTAGTTCCTGTTGGCGGTTTTTACTCAAGCACTGGTGGAAACTGGGTGTATGTGGTGAACGATGCCGGAGATAAAGCCTCAAGGAGAAATATCCGAATTGGAAGAAGAAATACCGAATATTTTGAGGTGTTGGAAGGCTTGGAACCAGGCGAGAAAGTTGTGACTTCTTCCTACGATAATTTTGGAGACAATGAAGTGCTTGTGTTGCAAAACTAA